A window of the Lactuca sativa cultivar Salinas chromosome 5, Lsat_Salinas_v11, whole genome shotgun sequence genome harbors these coding sequences:
- the LOC122198078 gene encoding acetolactate synthase small subunit 1, chloroplastic-like — protein sequence MMSRIFRMNISKRIMLHYSRGKKNKNKAPKRNKISFRKEKLMSQISNQRDHRNIEGEMCLKCPYSHNTLTHTYTHTNCVCCKLLIALRREKLGESAPFWNFCAACYQDLEAPTPIPTTSSVTHMVDENFSVVSGGDVYHVEYYDRFSMNQVLDPHWGVLYEEESTGHKSHTVNILVNNAPGVLNLVTGVISRTGYDVPSLAAGPAEMEGLAWITIVIPVTDESCSVKLFFFFLMKKSCKRCTRSCGSTQGTF from the exons ATGATGTCAAGAATCTTCAg GATGAATATTTCAAAGCGTATTATGCTGCATTACTCCAGAGGCAAAAAGAACAAGAACAAGGCACCAAAAAGGAACAAGATTTCTTTTAGAAAAGAAAAACTTATGAGTCAAATTTCGAATCAAAGAGATCACAGGAACATAGAAGGTGAGATGTGTCTTAAATGTCCTTATTCACACAACACACTCACACACACGTACACACACACTAATTGTGTTTGCTGCAAATTGTTGATTGCTTTAAGAAGAGAAAAACTAGGCGAAAGTGCACCATTTTGGAACTTCTGTGCAGCTTGTTATCAAGATCTGGAAGCCCCAACTCCAATTCCTACTACCTCAAGTGTAACTCACATGGTTGATGAGAACTTCAGTGTGGTTTCAGGT GGAGATGTTTATCATGTGGAGTACTACGATAGGTTCTCAATGAATCAAGTCCTTGACCCCCATTGGGGTGTGCTTTATGAAGAAG aaTCAACTGGTCATAAGTCTCACACTGTCAACATTCTTGTGAATAATGCTCCAGGAGTTCTCAACCTGGTCACCGGAGTTATATCCAGAACGGGTTacga TGTACCGAGTCTGGCTGCAGGTCCTGCAGAAATGGAGGGTCTAGCTTGGATTACAATTGTGATTCCTGTAACAGATGAATCTTGTAGTGTAAaactattctttttttttttaatgaaaaaatctTGTAAAAGATGTACCAGGAGCTGTGGTTCAACTCAAGGGACGTTTTAA